In one Lycium barbarum isolate Lr01 chromosome 7, ASM1917538v2, whole genome shotgun sequence genomic region, the following are encoded:
- the LOC132603811 gene encoding probable WRKY transcription factor 27, with the protein MDDNNWDLGAVVRSCNINRPNNVIVPSIGIESMPFENDDDWKLFDGLLDDNCDDISFKGSVEMFSRNFPVAQRQKPNDQSSSIIHPTNPLPIQLISQPIILPPPPPAEQHAPTVTTQQLINRQQQLVERALLHPTLTMPSRTSLIQTRRRKNQLIKIIYELRQEELLDDTWAWRKYGQKPIKTSPFPRFVRFNMFFMS; encoded by the exons ATGGATGACAACAATTGGGATCTAGGCGCGGTAGTAAGAAGCTGCAACATTAATAGACCTAACAATGTTATAGTTCCTAGTATAGGAATAGAGTCAATGCCTtttgaaaatgatgatgattggAAGCTTTTTGATGGACTTTTAGATGATAACTGTGATGATATATCTTTCAAAGGCTCAGTTGAAATGTTTTCTAGGAATTTTCCAGTCGCTCAGCGGCAAAAACCAAATGATCAATCTTCTTCGATCATTCACCCTACAAACCCCCTACCCATTCAATTAATTAGCCAACcaataattcttcctcctccaccACCAGCAGAACAACATGCGCCAACAGTAACAACGCAACAATTGATTAATCGGCAGCAACAACTAGTGGAGCGAGCTTTACTTCATCCTACTTTAACCATGCCCAGTAGAACTAgtttgatccagactcgtagaag GAAAAATCAGCTGATAAAAATTATCTATGAATTGAGGCAAGAGGAACTCCTGGATGATACATGGGCATGGCGGAAGTACGGTCAAAAGCCAATAAAAACTTCTCCATTCCCGAGGTTTGTTCGGTTCAACATGTTTTTCATGTCATAG